The following are encoded together in the Serratia odorifera genome:
- the osmE gene encoding osmotically-inducible lipoprotein OsmE, whose product MTKKLVLAVSTAAVFSILAGCTAYDRAASYVKEPVVSDVKVGMTKQQVRAIAGPPSTSATLIHAQGTCDTYAVAPRDGKAQTYFVSYNDTGHVMNKGYQSCSEYDSQPK is encoded by the coding sequence ATGACGAAGAAGCTGGTTTTAGCCGTTAGCACAGCCGCGGTATTTTCCATTCTTGCTGGCTGTACCGCTTACGACAGGGCCGCCAGTTACGTTAAGGAACCTGTGGTAAGCGATGTGAAAGTAGGGATGACTAAGCAACAGGTACGCGCTATCGCCGGACCGCCGTCCACCTCTGCGACCCTGATCCATGCACAGGGCACCTGTGATACCTATGCGGTCGCGCCACGCGATGGCAAGGCGCAAACCTATTTCGTCAGCTATAACGATACCGGTCACGTGATGAACAAGGGCTATCAGAGCTGTTCGGAATACGACTCACAGCCTAAATAA